Genomic DNA from Desulfuromonas versatilis:
TGCTGCGCCTCCACCGTCAGGGCCGTAGCCGTTATCTTCGAGTTCACCGCCGTCATGCCCCGCTCCTGGCCCAGGATCCGGCAGTCTTCAAGGCTAACAGTCGAGTTGACGATTTCAAGCGATGCGGCGCTTACCCCGACAAGGCGGGCGTTGCGGCAGTTGCTCAGGGTGACGCCGCGGTAGCTGCCGCTGAGCTCGAAACCCTCCTGATCCCTGCAGGCGACATCGCGGTTTCCGGGAGGATCAGGGGAGTTCGCGGCGGGGGGAGGCTGGGCGAGAAAATCGAGCACCGCCCGATTGAAGAGCGCCGGCTGCTCGCGCATCGGCACGTGCCCGGCCTGGGGAATCCGCTCGAGCCGGGCGTTGGCCAGGGTTCCGGCCAGCAGGACCCCGGTGCGCAGGGGGGTGACCTGATCCTCCACTCCCCAGAGCAGCAGGGTGGGCGCCGCGACCTGGGGGAGGATGGGGCCGAAATTGCTCTGCACCAGGGCCAGGGCGGCGATCTTGCCCGGATCCCCCCCCAGGGCCCGGGCGCGAAGCGCTTCGTTCTCGAGCAGGATATCCGGGTCGAGGGGCAGCCCCTCCAGGCCCCGGACCGTGGAGCCGATCAGGCCATCGAGCAGTTCCAGGGGGCGGGAGGGGGCCAGGGGCCAGCGCTCCTTCAGGTCCGGCTGCAGATAGTGGGTGGTGATCACCGCCTTGTGCAGCACCCCGGCCACGTCGGCCAGGACCAGCTTGCCGAGACCCTTCGGGTAGGTCCCGGCAAAGTAGAGGGATACCGCCCCGCCCAGCGAATGGCCGATGAGGTGGAAGGGGCCGTCGACGTAGCGGGCCGCTACCCACTGGAGAAAGGCAGCGTAGCGCGCCGGGGAGTAGAGGGCGTTTTTTTTCTCGGAGCGGCCGAAGCCGGGCAGGTCGAAGGCCACCACGTGGTATTGCTCGGCCAGGACCGGCAGCAGGCCGTCCCAGGTTCGCGCGGCCAGGTCCCCGAGACCGTGGACCAGAATCACGCTTTGTTCATGCTCCTTGCCCCCCTCGAGGATCAGGGCCCGGCTCTGGAAGATCGGCTCCAGCACCATTTGCTGGCTGAAGCCCTGCGGCAACGCCGCAGGGGCGGCAGGGGGCGGGGAGGTTTGCCCTTCACCGGGGCCGGCCCCGAGCAGAAGGATGAAAAAGAGCAGAGTCAGGATCCGGTTCATGGTATAAAGTCCCGTAGAGTTCGCGTTGGATTGTCGATGGCTCATGGCAGGCACGGAAGGGGACGCTGATGGCGAGAATGATCTTACTCCCCGGGTTGGGGGCCGACGAGCGGATGTTCGCCAACCTGGGGACCCTGGAGTTTGCGCTGGAAACCCCCCGTCTGCCGGTCCCCGGCAGGGGCGAGTCGATGCCGTCCTTCGCCGCGCGGACCGCCGGGCTTCTGGGGATCGGCAGCGATGACCTGCTCGGCGGCAGTTCCTTCGGCAGCATGGTGGCTTCCGAGATCGCCCGGCAGCGGCAGCTCCGGGGGCTGGTGCTGCTGGGGGGGGCCCTCGACAGCTCCGGGCTGCGCATGCTCGGCGGCCTGCGGGGCTTTCCCCTCAAGCTGTTCCCGCTGCGCCTGTTGAAGCCGCTGGTGCGCACCGACAAGGCCCTCGAGCTGGTCTTCGGGCCGGAAAACCCGCAGATGCGCGCGCTGGCCAGGCAGATGATGGATGCCGCCCCCGATGCCCTGCTGCTGGAGGGGGGGCGGATGGCGGCCAGCTACTTTCCGTCCGGCGCGCCGCGCTGCCCGGTGTTCGCCATCCACGGCGGCCGGGACCGGGTCATGGCTCCGCCCCCGGTCGATGGCTGCCGGATCCTCGCTGAGGCCGGCCATGGCATCGTCTACACCCACGGGCCGCTGGTGGGCGATTTTCTGCGCGAGGCCTGGCACGCCTGCCCGGGGGCTTAGCGCTGCGTCTCAGTCGACACTGGCGGCCTTGATGCGGCCGACCAGGTGCCCGGGGATGACCGCCCCCACCTGCACCAGGTAATAAGCCCCGCCACTGACCGGCACCCAGTTCAGCACCTCGCCACCGATGTAGGTGCAGTAGGCCGGGTAGAGAATCTTGTAGCTATCCGTCTCCTGCTCCTTGAGTTCGTTCTCCCTCAGGTAGCCCACCGCGTCCCCGGTGGCCTTGGCCTCGTGGAACAGCGGGACCAGCGGCAGGATCCGACTGCTGGCGTACAACCCCCGGTACTCGCGTTTGGCGAAATCCTTGGCGTGGCCCGCCTCGTGCAGGGCGATGGCCGGGTGATCCGAATACAGGCTGATGGTGTTGGTGAAGGGGTTGAAGCTGTCCCCGCCGAACACCCTCCCGGGGAGGACGGTGTAAAAGGCCGTGGTCACCACCCCGAAGGTCGCCCGCCAGAAGATGTTCATCGAGCGGTTCTTGAACAGGCGGATCCATTCGCCCCCGGGGGCATACTGGTTGACCCGCACCTTGACGTTCTCGAGCTCGTTGGCCTGCAGGTAGGATTCGATGGCGGCAACGGTTTCGTCCGAAACATGGTGGTTGTCCACCTTGGTGCTGAACAGCAGCAGCTTGGAGGGGAGCGACACGATGTTGCCGAGGGTGTCGAGAAACAGGTTGGGGCGCCCCCGTTCCACCTGCGGCTGATCGCGCCAGATGGTGGCCTGCGAGTCCGGGCCCCCGCCGTACCGGTAGGGCGTGGCGGCGCATCCTGCGAGCAGCAGGATGCCCAGGCCAAGCAACGCAATCCTCCCCCACCTGATGGAACCGACCGCCATCAACGCCCTCCCGGTAAATCCGCCAAAACAATTCAAAACAGTGCATTGCCGCTCTTCAAAGGGGCGACTCGTCCGTCCACCTATTTCTTCTAAACCGAAAAGGTCACTAAATCAATAGCTATATTTTTTTCATTTCATCCGCTTGAAGTATTGCATTTAACCTGCGGATTGTGGCAAAAAAGGCGGGCCATCCGACAGTTTTCCTCTTGTGGGGCAGATAACTCAGGAAGGCAAGACTCTGCTTGGCATGAGCCGGGAGGGAGTGCTAACGGCCCTCGGGTATTCGGGCACCCCCGGCCCCCCTCTCTGGAATCAGCGGCCTGGGTTTACTGGACCAACCGGTTCGGCACCCTCGCCGTGGAATTCGATGACCAGGGGAAAGTCAAGACTGTCAAAGATTGAGGCAAACAACATTTTTTTTAACCAGGGGCGGTTGTTCGGTGCCGGTTTTCTCGGCCCTTGACCCCGCTCGGGAGTTCTTGAGAGAGAATTATGGGATTACGGGAAGTTGCATTGGTTACCGGGGCCAGCAAGGGGATCGGGGCGGCGATCGCCATCGATTTGGCCCGCAGTGGTTTCGATATTTGGCTTAATTTTCGCAGTGACCGGGAAGGTGCCAACCGGGTGGCCGCGGCGATCCGGGAGGCGGGCGCCGAATGTACCCTGGTTCCCTTCGACGTGGCCGACGGCGAGGCGGTGCGCGCGGCCCTGGAGCCGCTGCTGGAGGAGCGTACCCCCTTTTCGGTGGTCAACAATGCCGGCTTTGCCCGCGACGGGCTGCTGCTCTGGATGAAGGACCAGGAATGGAAGGAGGTTCTCCAGGTTCACCTGGACGGCTTCTTCCATGTGACCCGGGCGGTGCTGCAGTCCATGGTGAAAAAACGCCGTGGGCGCATCGTCAATATCGTCTCGACCTCGGGGGAGAGCGGCGTGCCCGGCCAGGTCAACTACTCGGCGGCCAAGGCGGGATTGATCGGCGCCACCAAGGCGCTGGCCGCGGAGGTCGCCAAGCGCAACATCCTGGTGAACGCGGTTTCCCCCGGGTTCATCGAAACCGAGATGATCAAGGAACTGCCCCAGGAACGGATTCTCCCCATGATCCCCCTGGGCAGGGTCGGACGGGCCGAAGAGGTCGCCGGCCTGGTCAGTTTCCTCTGCTCGGAGCGCGCCACCTACATCACCGGACAGGTTTTCTCCGTCAACGGCGGAGCCTACATGTAGTCTTCCCCCGCTGCCGGCGCTGCCCAGCGGAGCCGGCAGCCCCCAGCAGCTACTTCAAAGGGATTTCATGCATCGCGTTGCCATTACAGGAGTAGGGATCGTCTCCTGCCTCGGCAGTGACCCGGAGACCGTCGGCGCGGCCCTGCGCCAGGGGCGCTCCGGGATCGTCGTCGACGAGGAGCGCCGCCGGCTTGGTTTCCGCAGCCCGCTGACCGGGGCCGTGCGCGGCTTCGACGCCGGCGCGGTGCTGTCGCGCAAGCAGCGCAAGACCATGCCCGATTTCGCCATCCAGGCCTACCGGGCGGCCAGCGATGCCCTGGGTATGGCGAAACTGGCCGACGAGGAGATCCAGAACGAGGAGACCGGGCTGATCTTCGGCTGCGATTCGAGCTGCATCGCCGCCATCGAGCAGGTCGATCTGCTGCGGGAAAAAGGCGAAACCAAGCTGATCGGCAGCGGGCTGGTGTTCCGCTCGATGACCAGCTGCGTCACCATGAACCTCAACACCCTGCTGCAGACCCGCGGGGCCTGCTGGACCCTGAGTTCGGCCTGCTCCAGCGGCGGCCACGCGGTGGGCCAGGCCGCCGATCTCATCGCCCTGGGACGCCAGGAGCGGGTCATCTGCGGCGGCGCCCAAGAGGTCAACTGGGAGTCGATGTGCAGCTTCGATGCCCTGGGGGCCTTCTCCACCCGCATCGACCAGCCAGAGGCGGCCTGCCGCCCCTTCGACGCCGAGCGCGACGGCCTGGTGCCGAGCGGCGGGGCGGCGGCGCTGGTGCTCGAGCGCTACGACCTGGCCCTGGCCCGCGGCGCGACCATCCTCGGCGAAGTCCTGAGCTACGCTTTCTCCTCCGACGGCCAGAATCTCTCGGTCCCCAGCCACGGCGGGCTGCAGCGGGCCATGAGCAAGGCCCTGAGCGGCGCCGGCCTGAAACCGGCCGACATCGACTACCTCTGCGCCCACGCCACCTCCACCCCGGCGGGCGACGCCGCCGAGGCCGAGAACATCCACGCCGTCTTCGGGGCCAAGGGTCCCTGGGTCTCCTCCCTCAAATCGATGACCGGACACGAGCTGTGGATGTCCGGTGCCTCCCAGGTGGTCTATTGCACCCTCATGGCGCAGCAGGGCTTCATCGCCCCCAACGCCAACTTCCACACCCCCGACGAGGCCAGCGCCCGGCTGCGCATTCTGGCAGAGCCGCTCAACCGGGCCCCCGAGCATGTGCTGTGCAACTCGGCCGGCTTCGGCGGCACCAATTCGTGCCTGGTGCTGAGGTTCGGCCGATGACCTTTGATTCGGTGGTGGTCGGCGGCGGGGTCTCCGGGCTCGCGGCGGCCCTGATCCTGGCCCGTAAGGGGCGCCGGGTGGCCGTGGTCGAGCAGGCGCCTCGGCTGGCTCCCCTGATCCGCGGGTTCAGCCGCGAGGGGGTCTACTTCGACAGCGCCTTTCACTACGCGGGCGGGCTGGGCGAGGGGGAGATCCTCGACCTGTTCTTCCGTTACCTGGGACTGAGCGAGGGGTTGGAGAAGTACCCCTTTCGGGCCGAGGGCTTCGACCGGTTCCGCGATACCGACAGCGGTTGGGAATTCGCCTTTCCCACCGGCAATCCCCAGCTGCAGGAGGCCTTGAACGCCGCCTTTCCCGGCGAACAGCCTGCCATCGCCGCCTACCTCGATGCCCTGCAGCAGGCCTGCGGTTCGCTCCCCTATCTCGACCCGGAAGTCCCGGCCGAGCAGTGGGACGGCAGCGCCGTGGTCCAGGGGCCGACCCTGGGCGAAGTGCTCGACCGGCTCACCGACAACCGGGCCCTGAAAAACCTGCTCTCGCTCCACACCCTGCTGCACGGGGTCTTGCCCGGCGAGGTCCCTTTCGCCATCCACGCCAGCGTGGCGGCGCTCTACTACCGTTCGGCGGTGGGGATCGCCGGGGGCGGCGCCGCCCTGGCCCAAGCCTTCGAGGCGCGGCTGGCGGCGGCGGGGGTCACGGTGGTCCTCGGCCGGGCAGTCAAATCTTTGACAACGTCGGCGGCCGGCCGCCTGCAGGGGGTGGAACTGAGCGATGGCGAACGGCTCGAGTGCCGGGAATGCCTGGTGTCGACCCACCCGCGTCATTTTCTCGACATGGCGCCGGAAGGGGCATTGAAACCCGCCTTCCGCAAGCGGTTGGGGGGACTCGAGGAAACCGCTTCGGCCTTTATCCTCTACGCGGCGGGAGGGGGCCAGTCCCTGCGGGGTTCCAACCTGATCCTGGGGCGCCTTGAGGCAACCGAGGCTCCCTGGAGCGGCGAGTTGGCCCAGCGCCCTCTGTTCCTGGCGGCCAATTCGGCAGGAGGCCAGACTGACCCAGCGGGCTGGGTGGCCATCTGCCCCGCCAGCTGGCAGGAGACCGCGGCCTGGAGCGAGCCCGGCGCAAGCCGGCGCGGTCCCGGTTACCGGCAGCACAAGGAGCGGGTCGCCGCCGAGCTGCTCGAACGCCTGCGCCGCCAGGCGCCGGAGCTGGCCGCGCAGGCCCGGGTTCTGGCCACCGCCACCCCCCTGACCCTGCGGGACTTCGGCGGCAGCCCGGCCGGCGGGCTCTACGGGGTCAAGCACAAGGTGGGACAGTACAATCCGCAGCCGGCCACCCGCATCCCCGGGGTACTTCTCACCGGGCAGGCCGCCGCGGCGCCCGGGGTGCTCGGGGCGATCACCTCGGCGTTTCTCACCTGCGGCAACCTGTTCGGCCACGATCAACTGCGCAGAGAGGTTTTGGAATGTCGCTGAAACGAGTGGTCATCACCGGCGTCGGGGCGGTTTCGCCCTTCGGGCGCGATACCCGGGCCCTGCTCGCGGGGCTTCTCGAGGGGCGCAGCGCCGTGCAGAGCGTGGCCGAGATGGCGCGTGTCGGCGGCCTGCGCACCCGGGTCGCTGCCCCGGTCACCGGGGTCGATCCCAAGGTGATTCCCCGCAAGCACCGCCGCTCCATGTCCCCCATGTCGATCTTCGCCACCCTCGCCTGCCAGGAGGCCCTCGCCCAGTCGGGTCTGGCTCCCGAGGAAATCGGCGACGGGCGGCTCGGCATCGCCCTCGGCTCCACGGTGGGGAGCACCCAGGCCAGCGAGGACTTTTTCCGTGACTTCTTTACCGATCACAGTCTCGAGCGGATGAAGTCGACCCTGTTCTTCCAGATCATGAACCACAGCGTCGCCGCCAACGTCGCCCAGGCCCTGGAGATCACCGGCCGGCTGCTGGCGCCGGCCTCGGCCTGCTCCACCGGCTGCCAGGCCATCGGCTACGGCTACGAGATGGTGGCCTGCGGTCGCCAGCCGATGATGCTCTGCGGCGGTGCCGACGAGTTTCACCCCCTGACCGCCGCTACCTTCGACGTCATGAACGCGGCCTCGGTCGGGTTCAACGAGGCCCCCGGCAGCACGCCGCGCCCCTTCGACCGCGACCGCGACGGGGTGGTCTGCGCCGAAGGCGCCGGGGTGGTGCTGCTCGAGTCCCTCGAGGGGGCCCTGGAGCGCGGCGCGACCATTCTCGGTGAGGTCCTCGGCTTCGCCACCGTCTCCGACCCGAGCAACATCGCCAACCCCAACGCCGAGGCCATGGAGCGCTGCATGCGCCTGGCCCTGGCCGACGCCGGGGTGGGTCCGGAGCAAGTCGATTATGTCAACGCCCATGCCACCGCCACCGCCCAGGGGGATGTGGCCGAAAGCGAGGCGATTCGCCGCCTGTTCGGGCCACAGGTGCCGGTGAGCAGCTACAAGGGGCATATGGGGCACGCCATGGCCGCCAGCGGTTCGCTGGAGCTGCTCGCGGCCCTCGAACTGATGCGCCAGGGGCGCCTGGTGCCGACCCTCAACCTGGAAAACGTCGATCCGGCCTGCGCCGGCCTCCGCCACCTGCAGGGTGTCGAGGAGGTGTATGCCTCGGTTTTCGTCAAGAACAACTTCGCCCTGGGGGGCGTCAACTCTTCGATCGTAGTAAGGAGATACCCGCATGACTGACCAAGAGATCATCGACCTGATCAACAGCTCGCTGGCCGAGGAGTTCGAACTCGACCCCGCCGACATGGCCCCGGAGGCCAACATCTACGAGGACCTCGGCCTCGACAGCCTGGACACCGTCGACATGGTGGTGGTGCTCGAGGGGGCCTTCCGCTTCAAGATCCGCGAAGAGGACGGCATCCGCGAGATCCGCACCCTGGGCGACATCCACCGCTTCGTGATCGACAAGAAGCGCGCCGCGGAGCTGAAATCGGCCTGAGTTGGTGATTCTCGACGTGGTGGAAAGCCCGGATAATTCCCTCGGCGGGGCGCGCAGGGCCCTGCGGCGCCTGGCGGAGCTCGCCGCGACCCTCTGGGGCTACACCCTGCTGGTGCTCTGGACCCTGCTGGGGATCGCCCTGTTTCCCGTGCTGTTCGTGGCCTGGAAGCTGGCTACCCGCTGGAGCGCCGGGCGCATCATGCGCCATTTCATCTGGCTCTACGGACGGGGCTGGGTGGCGGCCTTTTCCCCCTTCGTGCGCTTTCGCCGCGAGGGGCTGGAGCAGCTGCGCCTGGCGCGGCCGAGCATCCTGGTGGTCAATCACCTCTCCTTCTTCGACACCTACTGCATGGGCCTGCTCCCCATCCACGACGTGACCTTCGCGGTGCGCGCCTGGCCGTTTCGCATGTTCTGGTACGGCCGCTTCATGCGCCTGGCGGGGTACCTCGACGTGGAGACCGCCGGCTGGGAGGAGGTGCGCGCGGCGGCGGAGCGGACCCTGGCCGCCGGCGGGCACCTGCTGTTCTTCCCCGAAGGGCACCGCAGCCGCGACGGCCGGCTGCAGCGCTTCTACAGCGGCGCCTTTCGCCTGGCCACGGAAACCGGCGCTCCCCTGGTGCCGCTGTGTATCACCGGAACCGACCGGCTGCTCCCCCCCGGGCGCCTGAGCCTGGCTCCGGCGCGGGTGACCCTGCGCGCCCTGGCGGCCATCGACCCCGGCCCCTTCCGGGGAGCGGAGGGGCACCGGGAGCTGATGCGCGAGGTCAAACAGCGCATGGCCGAGAATCTACGCGAGATGGGGGCCAAGGGATGATCCCGGCAGGAGCGGACAGGGAATTTCGCGACAGCGGCTTGGCGTTTCGCCCCGGCGAAGAGATCGCCGCGGCCCAGGAGGCCCTGCTGCGCCGCCACCTGAGCTACCTGGCCCGGCACTCGCCCTTCTACCGGGAGCGCTTCGCCGCGGCCGGCGTCGATCCGGCGCAGATCCGCACGCTGGCCGACCTGGCCGCCCTGCCGCTGACCGGCAAGGACGATCTGGCTGCCCGCAGCGCCGATTTTCTCTGCGTCGACCAGCGCGAGATCGTCGATCTCTGCCTGACCTCCGGGACCACCGGCCGCCCCGTGGCGTTGCCGCAGACGGCCCGGGACCTGGCGCGGGTCGGCTACAACGAGGAGCTCTCCTTTCGCGCCGCCGGCCTCGGCGAGGGCGACCGGGTGCTGATCGCCGCGGCCATGGACCGCTGCTTCATGGCGGGGCTGGCCTACTTCATCGGCCTGACCCGGCTCGGCTGCCTGGCGATCCGCGGCGGCTCGAGCAGCATCCCGGCGTTGGCCGAGCTGGTGCGCGATCACCGCCCCACGGCGATGGTCGGGGTGCCGACCCTGCTGCTGCGTCTGGCCGAGCACTTGCGCTCCGAGGGGATCGACCCCGCCGGCCTGGCCGTGCAGCGGCTGATCTGCATCGGCGAGCCGGTGCGGCGGGCCGACCTGGCGCTCTCGGTGCTCGGCGTGCGCCTGCGCGAGAGCTGGGGCGCTGCGGTGTACGGCACCTACGCCAGCACCGAGATGGCCACCGCCTTCAGCGACTGCGCCGCCGGCCGCGGCGGGCATCTGGCCCCCGAGTTGATCGTGGTGGAGATTCTCGACGAGCAGGGGCGCGTGCTCCCCCCCGGGCAGCCGGGCGAGGTGGTCGCCACCCCCCTGCAGGTCAGCGGCATGCCGCTGCTGCGCTTTCGCACCGGCGACATCGCCGTGCTGCACGACGAGCCCTGCCCCTGCGGCCGCAACACCTGGCGCCTCGGCCCGGTGCTCGGGCGCCGCGCGCAGATGCTCAAATACCGCGGCACCACCCTGTTTCCGCCGGCCATCTTCGGGGTGCTCGAGGAGCTCGAGGGGGTTCGCGGCTACTATCTCGAGGTGTTCGACGAGTTCGAGCTCAGCGACCGGGTGCGGGTGGTGGTGGGCAGCGCCGACCCGTCCGTCAAGGCCGAGGCGGTGGCCGCCCGCATCGCCGCCCGGATCCGGGTCAAGCCCGAGGTGCTGGTGGTTTCCCCCGAGCAGGTGCTGCGCAAGACCCTGCAGCAGGACAAGCGCAAGCCGGTGACGTTTTTCGATTATCGCGGTACAGACCGAAAAGGACAGGACGATCATGTTTGAAGCAGATACCCGACCCAACCCGACCTCCTCAGGCGGTACCGATCAGCGCCCGGTGGTGGTGCTCAACGGCTACGATCTCACCGTGGAGGACATCGTCGCCATCGGCGTCGGCGACAAGCAGGTCGCCCTCGACCCCGCGGCCCTGGAGCGCTGCCGCGCCAGCCGCGCCTTTCTCGAGCAGGAGGTCGCCGCCCAGCGGGTCATCTACGGGGTCAACACCTCCTTCGGGCCGATGTGCAACAAGATCATCGAGGACCGCGAGATCGAAACCCTGCAGGTCAACCTGATCCGCAGCCACGCGGCGGGGCTCGGCGATCCGCTCAAACCCTACATCGCCATCGGGGTGCTGGTGGTGCGCCTCAACACCCTGGTCAAGGGGTTCAGCGGGGTGCGCCTCGAGCTTCTCGAGTTCATGCGTGACATGATCAACCGCGGCGTCGCCCCCTACATCCCCGAGTGCGGCAGCGTCGGCGCCTCCGGCGACCTGATTCACCTGGCCCACATGGCCCTGGGGATCATCGGCGAGGGCAAGGTCTACTACCGCGACGCGCTGCGCCCGGCGGCCGAGGTCTTCGCCGAGCTCGGGGTGGCGCCCATGCGCCTCTCCTTCAAGGAGGGGATCGCCCTGATGAACGGCACCAGCGCCATGACCGCGCTGGCCGCCTTCGCCCTGTTCGGCGCCAAGAAGCTGCTGCGCCTCTCCTGCGTGACCGGCGCCTTCGCCCTGGAGATCTTCGGCGGCATCGACGACGCCTTCGACGAGGACCTGCACCGGGTCAAGCCCCACCCGGGGCAGCTCGACGTGGCGGGGACCATCCGCAATCTCTACCGGGGCTCGAAGAACATCACCCTGCGCGCCAACATGCACGAGCTGATCCGCGGCCAGAAAAAGGACGGCCCGGTGTTCGAGACCAGCATCAACGTGCAGGACGTCTACTCGGTGCGCTGCACCCCCCAGGTGCTGGCGCCGGTGGCGGAGGCCATCGAGCTGGCCAACCGCACGGTGGAGACCGAGGCCAACTCCTCCAACGACAACCCGATCATTGTCCCCGAGCAGAGGAAGGTCATCCACGGCGGCAACTTCCATGGGCAGAGCATCGGCTTCGTGATGGACTCGCTGTGCATCGCCATCGCCACCCTCTCGACCCTCTCCGAGCGGCGCATCAACAAGTACCTCGACAAGAGCCTCAACGAGGGGCTCCCCGAGTTTCTCATCCCCGGCACCCTGGGGCTGACCATGGGCTTCATGGGGGCCCAGTACCTGGCCACCTCGACCACCGCCGAAAACCGCCAGCTGGCCGCCCCGGTGAGCACCCACTCGATCTCCTGCAACGCCTCCAACCAGGACGTGGTCAGCATGGGGACGGTGGCCGCGCGCAAGGCCTTCAAGAGCGTCAGCAACGCCAAGCACATCCTCACCCTGGAGGTGCTGGCCGACCTGCAGGCCCTCTCCTTCCGCAACGCCGAGGGGTTGGGGCGCGGCACGGGGAACATTTACCGGATCCTCGCCGGCGAGTTCACCCCCTACGACAACAGCCGGGTGTTCCACGAAGACCTGGTGCGTTTCCGCAAGCTGCTCTTTTCCAGCCAGCTGTTCGACGACCTGGCCGGCTACTGGCAGTAAGGAGTCCCCCGTGGCCGAAGCGATGAACTTCCCCATTGCCGCCGAGCGGCTGATCCCCCACCGCCCGCCGATGCAGCTGATCGAGGCTCTCGAGGACTTCGACGGCGA
This window encodes:
- the fabG gene encoding 3-oxoacyl-ACP reductase FabG → MGLREVALVTGASKGIGAAIAIDLARSGFDIWLNFRSDREGANRVAAAIREAGAECTLVPFDVADGEAVRAALEPLLEERTPFSVVNNAGFARDGLLLWMKDQEWKEVLQVHLDGFFHVTRAVLQSMVKKRRGRIVNIVSTSGESGVPGQVNYSAAKAGLIGATKALAAEVAKRNILVNAVSPGFIETEMIKELPQERILPMIPLGRVGRAEEVAGLVSFLCSERATYITGQVFSVNGGAYM
- a CDS encoding phosphopantetheine-binding protein; this encodes MTDQEIIDLINSSLAEEFELDPADMAPEANIYEDLGLDSLDTVDMVVVLEGAFRFKIREEDGIREIRTLGDIHRFVIDKKRAAELKSA
- a CDS encoding phytoene desaturase family protein; translated protein: MTFDSVVVGGGVSGLAAALILARKGRRVAVVEQAPRLAPLIRGFSREGVYFDSAFHYAGGLGEGEILDLFFRYLGLSEGLEKYPFRAEGFDRFRDTDSGWEFAFPTGNPQLQEALNAAFPGEQPAIAAYLDALQQACGSLPYLDPEVPAEQWDGSAVVQGPTLGEVLDRLTDNRALKNLLSLHTLLHGVLPGEVPFAIHASVAALYYRSAVGIAGGGAALAQAFEARLAAAGVTVVLGRAVKSLTTSAAGRLQGVELSDGERLECRECLVSTHPRHFLDMAPEGALKPAFRKRLGGLEETASAFILYAAGGGQSLRGSNLILGRLEATEAPWSGELAQRPLFLAANSAGGQTDPAGWVAICPASWQETAAWSEPGASRRGPGYRQHKERVAAELLERLRRQAPELAAQARVLATATPLTLRDFGGSPAGGLYGVKHKVGQYNPQPATRIPGVLLTGQAAAAPGVLGAITSAFLTCGNLFGHDQLRREVLECR
- a CDS encoding alpha/beta fold hydrolase; protein product: MNRILTLLFFILLLGAGPGEGQTSPPPAAPAALPQGFSQQMVLEPIFQSRALILEGGKEHEQSVILVHGLGDLAARTWDGLLPVLAEQYHVVAFDLPGFGRSEKKNALYSPARYAAFLQWVAARYVDGPFHLIGHSLGGAVSLYFAGTYPKGLGKLVLADVAGVLHKAVITTHYLQPDLKERWPLAPSRPLELLDGLIGSTVRGLEGLPLDPDILLENEALRARALGGDPGKIAALALVQSNFGPILPQVAAPTLLLWGVEDQVTPLRTGVLLAGTLANARLERIPQAGHVPMREQPALFNRAVLDFLAQPPPAANSPDPPGNRDVACRDQEGFELSGSYRGVTLSNCRNARLVGVSAASLEIVNSTVSLEDCRILGQERGMTAVNSKITATALTVEAQQALDCANSTLDLAGARLKGTETAVKSRSKTTILFSASQVQSGSRQFHPHGKYTLGPQDPL
- a CDS encoding lysophospholipid acyltransferase family protein, which translates into the protein MILDVVESPDNSLGGARRALRRLAELAATLWGYTLLVLWTLLGIALFPVLFVAWKLATRWSAGRIMRHFIWLYGRGWVAAFSPFVRFRREGLEQLRLARPSILVVNHLSFFDTYCMGLLPIHDVTFAVRAWPFRMFWYGRFMRLAGYLDVETAGWEEVRAAAERTLAAGGHLLFFPEGHRSRDGRLQRFYSGAFRLATETGAPLVPLCITGTDRLLPPGRLSLAPARVTLRALAAIDPGPFRGAEGHRELMREVKQRMAENLREMGAKG
- a CDS encoding alpha/beta fold hydrolase produces the protein MARMILLPGLGADERMFANLGTLEFALETPRLPVPGRGESMPSFAARTAGLLGIGSDDLLGGSSFGSMVASEIARQRQLRGLVLLGGALDSSGLRMLGGLRGFPLKLFPLRLLKPLVRTDKALELVFGPENPQMRALARQMMDAAPDALLLEGGRMAASYFPSGAPRCPVFAIHGGRDRVMAPPPVDGCRILAEAGHGIVYTHGPLVGDFLREAWHACPGA
- a CDS encoding phenylacetate--CoA ligase family protein; this encodes MIPAGADREFRDSGLAFRPGEEIAAAQEALLRRHLSYLARHSPFYRERFAAAGVDPAQIRTLADLAALPLTGKDDLAARSADFLCVDQREIVDLCLTSGTTGRPVALPQTARDLARVGYNEELSFRAAGLGEGDRVLIAAAMDRCFMAGLAYFIGLTRLGCLAIRGGSSSIPALAELVRDHRPTAMVGVPTLLLRLAEHLRSEGIDPAGLAVQRLICIGEPVRRADLALSVLGVRLRESWGAAVYGTYASTEMATAFSDCAAGRGGHLAPELIVVEILDEQGRVLPPGQPGEVVATPLQVSGMPLLRFRTGDIAVLHDEPCPCGRNTWRLGPVLGRRAQMLKYRGTTLFPPAIFGVLEELEGVRGYYLEVFDEFELSDRVRVVVGSADPSVKAEAVAARIAARIRVKPEVLVVSPEQVLRKTLQQDKRKPVTFFDYRGTDRKGQDDHV
- a CDS encoding beta-ketoacyl-[acyl-carrier-protein] synthase family protein, which produces MHRVAITGVGIVSCLGSDPETVGAALRQGRSGIVVDEERRRLGFRSPLTGAVRGFDAGAVLSRKQRKTMPDFAIQAYRAASDALGMAKLADEEIQNEETGLIFGCDSSCIAAIEQVDLLREKGETKLIGSGLVFRSMTSCVTMNLNTLLQTRGACWTLSSACSSGGHAVGQAADLIALGRQERVICGGAQEVNWESMCSFDALGAFSTRIDQPEAACRPFDAERDGLVPSGGAAALVLERYDLALARGATILGEVLSYAFSSDGQNLSVPSHGGLQRAMSKALSGAGLKPADIDYLCAHATSTPAGDAAEAENIHAVFGAKGPWVSSLKSMTGHELWMSGASQVVYCTLMAQQGFIAPNANFHTPDEASARLRILAEPLNRAPEHVLCNSAGFGGTNSCLVLRFGR
- a CDS encoding beta-ketoacyl-[acyl-carrier-protein] synthase family protein; protein product: MSLKRVVITGVGAVSPFGRDTRALLAGLLEGRSAVQSVAEMARVGGLRTRVAAPVTGVDPKVIPRKHRRSMSPMSIFATLACQEALAQSGLAPEEIGDGRLGIALGSTVGSTQASEDFFRDFFTDHSLERMKSTLFFQIMNHSVAANVAQALEITGRLLAPASACSTGCQAIGYGYEMVACGRQPMMLCGGADEFHPLTAATFDVMNAASVGFNEAPGSTPRPFDRDRDGVVCAEGAGVVLLESLEGALERGATILGEVLGFATVSDPSNIANPNAEAMERCMRLALADAGVGPEQVDYVNAHATATAQGDVAESEAIRRLFGPQVPVSSYKGHMGHAMAASGSLELLAALELMRQGRLVPTLNLENVDPACAGLRHLQGVEEVYASVFVKNNFALGGVNSSIVVRRYPHD